The Alosa sapidissima isolate fAloSap1 chromosome 8, fAloSap1.pri, whole genome shotgun sequence genome contains a region encoding:
- the prf1.5 gene encoding perforin 1.5, with amino-acid sequence MARLKLYVVKLIFPLLSLLGSTAACRSGTPAECEKVPFVPGYNLAGEGFDVVKMRRKGAYLINVKTHLNDNGTCTLCENRFQGGQVQKLPAMVLDWRPFSRCSKQLSSALHHTVDSLVKSSTALINNNWGIDLNLDTYGKVLLGGSRSDIAKFARTQYNVDKATFALHEITCTYYSYRVTDHPELSSEFSKHLKRLPKQYDDQSKAVYRRTIDTYGTHYIRHVHLGGRVRRVTAFRTCLATLKGFSETEIKNCLNVELKLALGFLPANASLSNKCVDILKDNMSMGFYQGFMTHKIEVLGGEKYFPDVLFQESPSKAYSSWMSSLQENPDVVSYAIYPLHHLVDDPNIRGNLKSAVSEYIEENMAPADQKNGQCSPSENLDHNCCPLRTARGKLLVEIQRAAGLKADTFTKTDAFVKIWYNGKYRETDIVENDNNPSWNVTYNFGSIEVGHQLIVEVWDSDVLYNDMPGRCVLIPERGVHTHGCKLNKGVLYFSYAVLCDAHLTGYRCERYSPKR; translated from the exons ATGGCCAGACTGAAGTTGTATGTGGTCAAGCTGATATTCCCTCTTCTTTCACTTCTGGGAAGCACCGCTGCCTGCCGGAGCGGTACCCCAGCAGAGTGCGAGAAGGTGCCGTTTGTGCCCGGTTACAACCTTGCAGGAGAGGGCTTTGATGTGGTTAAAATGCGTCGCAAAGGCGCCTACTTGATCAACGTTAAAACGCACCTTAACGACAATGGCACCTGCACGCTGTGTGAGAACCGCTTCCAGGGTGGGCAGGTGCAGAAGCTACCCGCCATGGTCCTGGACTGGAGACCCTTTAGCCGGTGCAGCAAGCAGCTCTCCAGTGCGCTCCATCACACAGTCGACTCCCTTGTCAAGAGCTCCACTGCGCTTATCAACAACAACTGGGGCATTGACCTGAACCTGGACACCTATGGCAAGGTGCTTCTGGGAGGGAGCCGTTCAGACATCGCTAAGTTCGCAAGAACTCAGTACAATGTGGACAAAGCTACTTTTGCACTACATGAAATCACATGCACATACTACAG TTACAGGGTGACTGATCACCCAGAGCTCAGCAGCGAGTTCAGCAAGCACCTTAAGCGACTGCCAAAGCAGTATGACGACCAGAGCAAAGCAGTGTACCGCAGGACCATCGACACGTATGGCACCCACTACATCCGCCACGTGCACCTGGGTGGCCGCGTGCGAAGGGTAACGGCCTTCCGGACGTGCCTGGCGACGCTGAAGGGCTTCTCCGAGACCGAGATCAAGAACTGCCTGAACGTGGAGCTCAAGTTAGCACTCGGCTTTCTCCCCGCCAACGCCTCACTCTCCAACAAGTGCGTGGACATCCTGAAGGACAACATGAGTATGGGCTTCTACCAGGGCTTCATGACCCACAAGATCGAGGTGCTGGGCGGGGAGAAGTACTTCCCGGACGTCCTGTTCCAGGAGAGCCCCAGCAAGGCCTAcagtagctggatgagcagttTGCAGGAGAACCCGGATGTGGTCTCCTACGCCATCTACCCCTTGCACCACCTGGTCGATGATCCGAACATCAGGGGCAATCTCAAGAGTGCCGTTTCTGAGTACATAGAGGAGAACATGGCTCCAGCGGACCAGAAGAATGGCCAGTGCTCCCCCTCCGAAAATCTGGACCACAACTGCTGCCCCTTGAGGACCGCCAGGGGCAAACTCCTGGTGGAGATCCAGAGAGCGGCAGGGTTAAAGGCTGACACGTTTACCAAGACTGACGCTTTCGTCAAGATCTGGTACAACGGTAAGTATCGCGAGACCGACATTGTCGAGAACGACAACAACCCGTCGTGGAACGTCACCTACAACTTCGGCTCCATCGAGGTGGGCCACCAGCTGATTGTGGAGGTGTGGGACAGTGATGTGCTGTACAACGACATGCCCGGGCGCTGCGTCCTGATTCCCGAACGTGGGGTCCACACACATGGCTGCAAACTGAACAAAGGGGTGCTATACTTCTCTTATGCGGTCCTTTGCGATGCTCACCTGACAGGTTACAGGTGTGAGAGGTATTCTCCCAAACGGTAA
- the smarcad1a gene encoding SWI/SNF-related matrix-associated actin-dependent regulator of chromatin subfamily A containing DEAD/H box 1A, which yields MSLFNLDRFRFKGDEGTNSTPKLKKSEVSSDSASPSSDKENKPKTTKQDHKLASKKPLKNKVEGGDSDEDILQNGILPQRKAKLYKTEMTEHSDDDDDDGHDKVDDEDQKIETLQEMFPQRHRSQLLELIRCTGTLEGAVALCLMQYGDRAASRQRKRDVLSEDDDDVEKDEDDLSNPAKKRRAEVPEDSQESDESESEDLVDSEDESFEPNREKQERLVQRLKKKLPDQDKELLRDVLQEHDWHYEDALGALRMFADSGHSNSSKKKSSQPKTSSSSKAKKGSSEQKNSSTPSLSGWVVKIPSASVAAKAKQGESSKAKDSKPVEKKKEKKVPPVRRKGEDSEDEDEDERALSSGGEENDLTDEYNSDDEAPVNSEQQQDILKFFQEAAAHELTLISGCSAKRANKIISLRPFNVWKDLEAMFDRDNGLSADLLVGCRVVLKERQVVQQLMGKCEGIARKMFKDVTALIEQGTGSTKQPAILNSSLRLQSYQLIGVKWLTLLNQHKLSGILADEMGLGKTVQAIAFLAHLYQQGITGPHLITVPSSTLDNWVRELKVWCPTLKVLVYCGSIDDRKYLRRDILDGQVDFNVIVCTYRSTLGTDFDRSLFRKLKLKYAIFDEGHMLKNMSSQRYRCLMAINAERRLLLTGTPVQNNLLELMSLLNFIMPSMFSSSTSQIARMFSKKSDEESSFHKDRIDQAKRIMKPFILRRVKAEVLKELPPKVEQVEACPMSAKQKDLYTSLFNKLKRSVPGEKKELCNVMMQLRKMANHPLLHRQYYTTEKLAAMSRAMLKEPTHFDADPVLIQEDMEAMSDFELHNLCLQYPSIHSHKLDTDLLLDSGKFDRLTQLLASLKEKGDRVVLFSQFTMVLDIVEVLLKHLDHRYIRLDGSTPIAERIGLIDDFNNDPDIFVFLLSTRAGGQGINLATANVVILHDIDCNPYNDKQAEDRCHRMGQTRPVTVIKLVSKDSIEDAMLRVGQEKLKLEECMISSDMGEESSMPEDMALLLKVSMGL from the exons ATGAGTTTATTTAACTTGGACAGGTTCCGTTTCAAAGGGGATGAAGGAACAAATTCTACCCCGAAGTTAAAGAAATCAGAGGTATCAAGTGACTCGGCGAGCCCCAGTTCGGATAAAGAGAACAAACCAA AAACCACCAAACAAGATCACAAACTTGCCTCTAAGAAACCATTGAAGAATAAAGTCGAAGGTGGTGATTCTGATGAGGACATTCTCCAGAATGGAAT ATTACCTCAGAGAAAAGCAAAGCTTTACAAGACAGAAATGACTGAGCATTCAGATGACGACGATGATGACGGCCACGACAAGGTCGATGATGAGGATCAGAAGATCGAGACACTGCAAGAGATGTTTCCTCAGAGGCACCGGAGTCAGCTGCTAGAG TTAATCAGATGCACAGGCACTTTAGAGGGAGCAGTGGCACTTTGTTTGATGCAGTATGGAGACAGAG CTGCATCAAGGCAAAGAAAGAGGGATGTCCTcagtgaggatgatgatgatgttgagaAGGATGAGGATGATTTGTCAAACCCAGCAAAGAAGAGACGTGCTGAAGTG CCTGAGGATTCCCAAGAATCTGATGAGTCGGAATCGGAGGACTTGGTAGATTCAGAGGATGAGTCATTTGAGCCAAACCGGGAGAAGCAGGAGCGTCTGGTGCAGAGGCTGAAGAAGAAGCTTCCGGACCAGGACAAGGAG TTGCTCAGGGATGTTTTGCAGGAGCATGACTGGCACTATGAGGATGCTCTGGGAGCACTGCGCATGTTCGCTGATTCAG GACACTCCAACTCTTCAAAAAAGAAGTCAAGCCAACCAAAGACCTCCAGCTCCTCAAAGGCAAAGAAAGGCAGCAGTGAACAGAAAAACTCCAGCACACCCTCCCTCTCCGGTTGGGTGGTGAAGATCCCCAGTGCCTCGGTGGCCGCCAAGGCCAAACAGGGCGAGAGCAGCAAGGCCAAAGACAGCAAGCCagtggagaagaagaaggagaagaaggtcCCCCCAGTacggaggaaaggagaagattCCGAGGATGAAGATGAGGACGAACGTGCACTCAGCAGCGGGGGCGAGGAGAATGACCTCACGGACGAGTACAACTCGGACGACGAGGCGCCGGTCAACTCGGAGCAGCAGCAGGACATCCTGAAGTTCTTCCAGGAGGCGGCGGCGCACGAGCTCACGCTCATCTCCGGCTGCTCGGCCAAGAGGGCCAATAAGATCATCTCGCTCAGGCCCTTCAACGTCTGGAAAGACCTG GAGGCCATGTTTGACCGGGACAACGGCCTGTCTGCGGATCTGCTGGTGGGCTGCCGCGTGGTGCTGAAGGAGAGGCAGGTGGTGCAGCAGCTCATGGGCAAGTGCGAGGGCATCGCCCGCAAGATGTTCAAGGACGTGACCGCCCTCATCGAGCAGGGCACCGGCTCCACCAAGCAGCCCGCCATCCTGAACAGCAG TTTAAGGTTGCAATCCTATCAGCTCATCGGAGTGAAGTGGCTCACACTATTAAACCAACACAAGCTGAGTGGCATCCTCGCTGATGAGATG ggCCTAGGGAAGACTGTCCAGGCTATAGCTTTCCTGGCCCACCTTTACCAGCAGGGCATAACCGGCCCTCATCTCATCACTGTGCCCTCCTCCACGCTAG ATAACTGGGTCCGTGAGCTGAAAGTGTGGTGCCCTACTCTGAAGGTGCTGGTCTATTGTG GCTCTATAGACGACCGCAAATACCTGCGCCGTGACATTCTCGACGGGCAGGTGGACTTCAATGTCATTGTATGCAC GTATCGCTCAACACTGGGAACTGACTTTGACCGCAGCCTGTTTCGTAAGCTGAAGCTGAAGTACGCCATCTTTGACGAAGGTCACATGCTGAAGAACATGAGTTCTCAACGCTACCGCTGTCTCATGGCTATCAAC GCCGAGCGCAGACTGCTGCTGACGGGCACCCCAGTGCAGAACAACCTGCTGGAGCTCATGTCTCTGCTCAACTTCATCATGCCCTCCATGTTCTCCAGCAGCACCAGCCAGATTGCCAGGATGTTCTccaaa AAATCAGACGAGGAGAGCAGTTTCCATAAGGACAGGATCGATCAGGCCAAACGCATAATGAAGCCCTTCATCCTGAGGAGGGTCAAAGCCGAG GTGCTGAAAGAGCTGCCCCCTAAGGTGGAGCAGGTGGAGGCGTGCCCCATGTCAGCCAAGCAGAAGGACCTCTACACCTCCCTGTTCAACAAGCTCAAACGCTCTGTCCCTGGAGAAA AGAAAGAGCTGTGTAATGTGATGATGCAGCTGCGCAAGATGGCCAACCACCCGCTGCTCCACCGGCAGTACTATACCACCGAGAAGCTGGCAGCCATGAGCCGGGCCATGCTGAAG GAGCCGACGCACTTTGATGCTGACCCCGTCCTGATCCAGGAGGACATGGAGGCGATGTCGGACTTTGAGCTGCATAACCTTTGTCTGCAGTACCCATCCATCCACAGCCACAAGCTCGACACTGACCTGCTGCTGGACTCGGGAAAATTTGATCGACTCACACAACTACTGGCCTCCCTCAAAGAAAAG GGAGACAGAGTGGTGCTCTTCAGCCAGTTCACCATGGTGCTGGACATCGTAGAAGTTCTGCTGAAGCACCTGGACCATCGTTACATCCGGCTGGATGGGTCCACACCTATTGCGGAGAG GATTGGGCTCATTGATGATTTCAACAACGACCCTGATATCTTCGTGTTCCTGCTGTCCACCCGTGCTGGGGGACAGGGCATCAACCTCGCGACCGCCAACGTGGTCATCCTCCACGATATCGACTGCAACCCCTACAACGACAAGCAGGCAGAAGACCGCTGCCATCGCATGGGCCAGACCAG GCCTGTGACTGTCATTAAGCTGGTCAGCAAAGACTCCATTGAAGATGCCATGCTGCGAGTCGGGCAGGAAAAACTGAAACTTGAAGAGTGTATGATCTCTTCAGACATGG GGGAAGAGAGCTCCATGCCTGAAGATATGGCTTTGCTTTTGAAGGTCTCAATGGGCCTTTGA